The Amaranthus tricolor cultivar Red isolate AtriRed21 chromosome 6, ASM2621246v1, whole genome shotgun sequence genome has a segment encoding these proteins:
- the LOC130814805 gene encoding uncharacterized protein LOC130814805, producing MDPCPFARLIIESLALQLPMGSKPSAGAGVHPSSTPCYCKITLKGFPSQTALLPLCSGGENSLPESGTCAPGFHLDPVALRRMSGRPISVRVCVYSGRMGQTCGMSSGKLLGSVNLCVDLKGAEANPIVFHSGWMRLGKEEKRSVEKNTGDHAKLHLSVRTEPDPRFVFQFGGEPECSPVVYQIQGNIRQPVFSCKFSADRNSRSRSLPANFAISNNNSNNNRKWMVRSLSGDNLKPARERKGWMIMIYDLSGSPVAAASVITPFVPSPGTDRVSRSNPGAWLILRPHGSHVNNWKPWGRLEAWRERGPVDGLGYKFELVTENGPTRTGIPIAEATMSIKKGGQFCIDKREPIPGEAGMVRSPVRGFVMGSTVEGEGKVSKPLVQVGMQHVTCMADAALFVALSAAIDLSMDACRLFSQKLRKELCYDDQHDLFT from the exons atggaTCCATGTCCATTTGCAAGGTTGATAATAGAGTCATTAGCACTACAACTTCCCATGGGTAGTAAACCCTCAGCTGGAGCTGGGGTCCACCCTAGTTCAACTCCATGTTATTGTAAGATCACATTGAAGGGATTTCCTTCTCAAACTGCACTTTTACCTCTTTGCTCTGGCGGAGAAAATTCTCTGCCAGAGTCTGGTACATGTGCCCCAGGGTTTCATTTAGACCCTGTGGCCCTAAGGCGTATGTCAGGTCGGCCTATTTCGGTCCGAGTATGTGTTTACTCGGGCCGAATGGGACAAACCTGTGGAATGAGCTCAGGAAAGTTGTTGGGGTCAGTGAATTTGTGTGTTGATCTTAAGGGAGCTGAGGCTAATCCCATTGTGTTCCATTCTGGATGGATGAGACTTGGGAAAGAGGAAAAAAGATCGGTTGAGAAAAATACGGGAGATCATGCTAAGCTACATTTGTCTGTGAGGACTGAACCGGATCCCCGGTTTGTTTTTCAGTTTGGTGGTGAACCGGAGTGTAGCCCGGTTGTTTACCAAATCCAAGGCAACATTCGCCAGCCTGTATTTAGTTGCAAATTTAGTGCAGACCGGAATTCCCGGTCACG GTCTCTTCCAGCGAATTTCGCCATAAGCAACAATAACAGCAACAACAATAGAAAATGGATGGTGAGAAGTCTCTCTGGAGACAATTTAAAGCCAGCTAGGGAACGAAAAGGGTGGATGATAATGATCTATGACCTTTCCGGATCTCCGGTTGCAGCAGCATCAGTAATCACCCCTTTCGTTCCATCTCCAGGGACAGATCGAGTCTCTCGATCAAACCCTGGAGCATGGCTCATTCTACGACCCCATGGATCCCATGTTAATAACTGGAAGCCATGGGGTCGTCTTGAGGCTTGGCGCGAAAGAGGCCCAGTCGATGGGTTAGGCTACAAGTTCGAGTTGGTCACTGAAAACGGACCAACTCGGACAGGCATTCCAATCGCTGAGGCCACAATGAGCATAAAAAAAGGAGGTCAATTTTGCATTGATAAGCGTGAACCCATTCCCGGAGAGGCCGGAATGGTGAGATCACCGGTTCGAGGCTTTGTGATGGGTTCGACCGTGGAAGGTGAGGGTAAAGTAAGCAAGCCATTGGTTCAAGTGGGCATGCAGCATGTTACGTGCATGGCAGATGCTGCATTATTTGTAGCACTTTCAGCTGCTATTGATCTTAGCATGGATGCTTGTCGATTATTCTCTCAAAAACTAAGGAAAGAACTTTGTTATGATGATCAACATGACCTTTTCACATAG
- the LOC130814794 gene encoding putative wall-associated receptor kinase-like 16 — protein sequence MKGVQTLVLETFQTQVCGNEARYTTGYSQNLTASPYLFSKDNNVLVVSGCGGGVQLKDKNGETVSGCATICTKGTVPGINCYGEGCCQMTIPYSLEYYRYEFVTMHTVRAGLTNNDYSSCAFGVLVDSTWIVNRNISKINENEDSVPVVLEWSIKDLPINSPSYANSSCVNKTESVYEAGGLVCRCKHDYFEGNPYLPYGCQVVKECEKCVEDCMYFDTNHTYGCPQKQKHFTETETTRAFALGLDIMMLLVLALFGAFGMYHMIQRRRNNRLKAKYFERNGGLILMQEMCSEDTSNVERTRLFTSDEFDKATDSYNKDRILGEGGQGTVYKGMLSDGKIIAIKKSKIIDGCQLKIFINEKVVLSQINHRNVVKLLGCCLETQVPMLVYEYVSNGTLSDLLHAPRDDFPITWEMRLQIATDIANALAYLHSSYLIPIFHRDIKSSNILLDSRYRAKLSDFGISKPLSIDQTHITTRVVGTFGYLDPEYFQSNQFTDKSDVYSFGIVLDELLTGQKAVCSIDKDEGRSLVTWFLTHMENDSLFDILDGRVAREGGGEEIEGVAHLAKRCLKMDGRRRPSMKEVAAKLETIRSSMQQKFTRNGSILSIHEYDASLCSSTDITSKV from the exons ATGAAAGGTGTGCAAACTCTTGTTTTAGAAACTTTTCAAACACAAGTGTGTGGAAATGAAGCCAGATACACTACAGGGTACTCGCAAAACTTGACCGCGAGTCCATATCTTTTCTCGAAAGATAATAATGTTTTAGTTGTGTCCGGTTGTGGAGGTGGGGTGCAATTAAAAGATAAGAATGGTGAAACTGTTTCAGGATGTGCAACCATTTGTACTAAGGGCACAGTTCCTGGGATTAACTGTTATGGAGAAGGCTGCTGTCAAATGACGATTCCATATTCTCTCGAGTATTATCGCTATGAGTTTGTAACGATGCACACAGTTCGTGCAGGCCTTACTAACAACGATTACAGTTCATGTGCTTTTGGGGTGTTGGTGGACAGTACTTGGATCGTTAACAGGAATATCAGTAAGATCAATGAGAATGAAGATTCAGTTCCAGTTGTACTCGAGTGGAGTATTAAAGATTTGCCCATCAACTCACCGAGTTATGCTAATTCGAGTTGTGTTAATAAGACTGAAAGTGTTTATGAGGCCGGTGGTTTGGTTTGTCGATGTAAACATGATTATTTCGAAGGCAATCCTTATCTTCCTTACGGCTGTCAAG TTGTCAAAGAATGCGAGAAGTGTGTAGAAGACTGTATGTATTTTGATACAAATCATACTTATGGCTGTCCGCAAAAACAGAAACATTTTACAGAAACAGAAACAACAAGGGCTTTTGCACTAG GGCTAGATATAATGATGCTACTGGTGCTTGCACTGTTTGGAGCATTCGGTATGTATCACATGAttcaaagaagaagaaacaatcGACTCAAAGCCAAATACTTTGAACGAAATGGTGGTCTTATCTTAATGCAAGAAATGTGTTCTGAAGATACAAGTAATGTGGAGAGAACCAGACTTTTTACTTCAGATGAATTTGACAAAGCAACAGACTCATATAATAAAGATCGAATACTAGGCGAAGGAGGACAAGGAACTGTTTATAAAGGCATGCTTAGCGATGGTAAGATTATAGCAATTAAGAAGTCGAAGATTATAGATGGATGTCAATTGAAAATCTTCATCAATGAGAAGGTGGTTTTATCTCAAATCAACCACAGAAATGTTGTTAAGCTACTAGGATGTTGCTTGGAAACACAAGTTCCTATGTTGGTTTACGAATATGTATCGAATGGAACTCTATCGGATCTCCTGCACGCACCAAGAGACGACTTTCCAATCACTTGGGAAATGCGTTTACAGATAGCCACAGACATAGCAAACGCGCTAGCATACTTACACTCGTCATATTTGATACCTATATTTCACAGAGACATTAAGTCTTCCAATATCCTGTTAGATAGCAGATATAGAGCTAAATTATCTGATTTTGGGATATCGAAACCACTAAGTATTGATCAAACCCATATCACAACTCGGGTTGTTGGTACATTTGGGTATTTAGATCCGGAATATTTTCAGTCTAACCAATTCACTGACAAGAGTGATGTTTATAGTTTTGGAATTGTACTTGACGAGCTTTTAACAGGGCAAAAGGCAGTTTGCTCGATTGACAAGGATGAAGGAAGAAGTCTTGTGACTTGGTTTTTGACACATATGGAAAATGATTCTCTTTTCGACATATTAGATGGTCGAGTGGCGAGGGAGGGAGGAGGCGAAGAGATTGAAGGTGTAGCTCACCTTGCAAAAAGATGTTTGAAGATGGATGGAAGACGAAGACCAAGTATGAAAGAAGTTGCTGCCAAACTAGAGACTATAAGATCATCTATGCAGCAAAAATTTACCAGAAATGGATCAATATTATCTATTCATGAGTATGATGCATCACTATGTTCTTCAACTGATATAACTTCGAAAGTTTAA